From the genome of Candidatus Goldiibacteriota bacterium, one region includes:
- the def gene encoding peptide deformylase, protein MTYEIKKYGEPVLKKKAEPVTEFGEDLKKIFDDMLETMYAFNGVGLAANQVGILKQMLVIDTSRDEDRVLLYLANPVITSVSKDKVTFEEGCLSFPGIFEKVDRPARVTVSAFDPYGKPLKIEAEGFLAIVLQHEIDHLNGVVFIDRMSPARKLMHGKELKEIKKETQKKAKLK, encoded by the coding sequence ATGACTTATGAAATTAAAAAATACGGAGAACCGGTTTTAAAAAAGAAAGCCGAACCGGTGACAGAATTTGGCGAGGATTTAAAAAAGATTTTTGATGACATGCTGGAAACCATGTACGCTTTTAACGGAGTGGGCCTTGCCGCCAACCAGGTGGGCATCTTAAAACAAATGCTTGTGATTGACACTTCGCGCGATGAAGACCGCGTATTGTTATATCTGGCTAATCCGGTTATCACCTCTGTTTCAAAAGATAAAGTGACATTTGAAGAAGGATGCTTAAGTTTCCCGGGCATTTTTGAAAAAGTTGACAGGCCCGCCAGAGTCACGGTCAGCGCGTTTGACCCGTATGGCAAACCCTTAAAAATAGAGGCGGAAGGCTTTCTTGCCATAGTGCTTCAGCATGAAATTGACCATTTAAACGGGGTGGTTTTTATTGACCGCATGTCCCCTGCAAGAAAACTTATGCACGGAAAAGAACTTAAAGAGATAAAAAAAGAAACCCAAAAAAAGGCAAAACTTAAATGA